Proteins encoded together in one Saccopteryx leptura isolate mSacLep1 chromosome 7, mSacLep1_pri_phased_curated, whole genome shotgun sequence window:
- the TBR1 gene encoding T-box brain protein 1 — MQLEHCLSPSIMLSKKFLNVSSSYPHSGGSELVLHEHPIISTTDNLERSSPLKKITRGMTNQSDTDNFPDSKDSPGDVQRSKLSPVLEGVSELRHSFDGSAADRYLLSQSSQPQSAATAPSAMFPYPGQHGPAHPAFSIGSPSRYMAHHPVITNGAYNSLLSNSSPQGYPAAGYPYPQQYGHSYQGAPFYQFSSTQPGLVPGKAQVYLCNRPLWLKFHRHQTEMIITKQGRRMFPFLSFNISGLDPTAHYNIFVDVILADPNHWRFQGGKWVPCGKADTNVQGNRVYMHPDSPNTGAHWMRQEISFGKLKLTNNKGASNNNGQMVVLQSLHKYQPRLHVVEVNEDGTEDTSQPGRVQTFTFPETQFIAVTAYQNTDITQLKIDHNPFAKGFRDNYDTIYTGCDMDRLTPSPNDSPRSQIVPGARYAMAGSFLQDQFVSNYAKARFHPGAGAGPGPGTDRSVPHTNGLLSPQQAEDPGAPSPQRWFVTPANNRLDFAASAYDTATDFAGNAATLLSYAAAGVKALPLQAAGCAGRPLGYYADASGWGARSPPQYCGAKAGAVLPCWPNSAARVPGAAPYLGEDAEGLAERSPLPPGAAEDAKPKDLSDSSWIETPSSIKSIDSSDSGIYEQAKRRRISPADTPASESSSPLKSEVLAQRDCEKNCAKDLGGYYGFYSHS; from the exons ATGCAGCTGGAGCATTGCCTTTCTCCTTCTATCATGCTCTCCAAGAAATTTCTTAATGTGAGCAGCAGCTACCCACATTCAGGCGGATCTGAGCTTGTCTTGCACGAACATCCCATTATCTCGACGACTGACAACCTGGAGAGAAGTTCACCTTTGAAAAAAATTACCAGGGGGATGACGAATCAGTCAGATACAGACAATTTTCCTGACTCCAAGGACTCACCAGGGGACGTCCAGAGAAGTAAACTCTCTCCTGTCTTGGAGGGGGTCTCTGAGCTTCGTCACAGTTTCGATGGCTCTGCTGCAGATCGCTACCTCCTCTCTCAGTCTAGCCAGCCACAGTCTGCGGCCACTGCTCCCAGTGCCATGTTTCCGTACCCCGGCCAGCACGGACCCGCGCACCCCGCCTTCTCCATCGGCAGCCCCAGCCGCTACATGGCCCACCACCCAGTCATCACCAACGGAGCCTACAACAGCCTCCTGTCCAACTCCTCACCGCAGGGCTACCCCGCGGCCGGCTACCCCTACCCACAGCAGTACGGCCACTCCTACCAAGGAGCTCCGTTCTACCAGTTCTCCTCCACACAGCCCGGGCTCGTGCCCGGCAAAGCGCAGGTGTACCTGTGCAACAGGCCCCTTTGGCTGAAATTTCACCGTCACCAAACGGAGATGATCATCACCAAGCAGGGAAG GCgcatgtttccttttttaagttttaacATTTCTGGTCTCGATCCCACGGCTCATTACAATATTTTTGTGGATGTGATTTTGGCGGATCCCAATCACTGGAGGTTTCAAGGAGGCAAATGGGTTCCTTGCGGCAAAGCGGACACCAATGTGCAAG GAAATCGGGTCTATATGCATCCGGATTCCCCCAACACGGGGGCTCACTGGATGCGCCAAGAAATCTCTTTTGGAAAATTAAAACTTACAAACAACAAAGGAGCTTCAAACAACAACGGGCAG ATGGTGGTTTTACAGTCTTTGCACAAGTACCAGCCCCGCCTGCACGTGGTGGAAGTGAACGAGGACGGCACGGAGGACACCAGCCAGCCCGGCCGCGTGCAGACATTCACTTTCCCCGAAACGCAGTTCATCGCCGTCACCGCCTACCAGAACACCGAT aTTACACAACTGAAAATAGATCACAACCCCTTTGCAAAAGGATTTCGAGATAATTATGACAC GATCTACACCGGCTGCGACATGGACCGCCTGACCCCCTCGCCCAACGACTCCCCGCGCTCGCAGATCGTCCCCGGAGCGCGCTACGCGATGGCCGGCTCCTTCCTTCAGGACCAGTTCGTCAGCAACTACGCCAAGGCCCGCTTCCACCCGGGCGCGGGCGCGGGCCCCGGGCCCGGCACGGACCGCAGCGTGCCGCACACCAACGGGCTGCTGTCGCCGCAGCAGGCCGAGGACCCGGGCGCGCCGTCGCCGCAGCGCTGGTTCGTCACGCCGGCCAACAACCGGCTGGACTTCGCCGCCTCGGCCTACGACACGGCCACGGACTTCGCGGGCAACGCGGCCACGCTGCTCTCGTACGCGGCGGCGGGCGTGAAGGCGCTGCCCCTGCAGGCGGCCGGCTGCGCGGGCCGCCCGCTCGGCTACTACGCCGACGCGTCGGGCTGGGGCGCGCGCAGCCCCCCGCAGTACTGCGGCGCCAAGGCGGGCGCCGTGCTGCCCTGCTGGCCCAACAGCGCGGCGCGCGTGCCCGGCGCCGCCCCCTACCTGGGCGAGGACGCCGAGGGCCTGGCCGAGCGCTCGCCGCTGCCGCCCGGCGCCGCCGAGGACGCCAAGCCCAAGGACCTGTCCGACTCCAGCTGGATCGAGACGCCCTCCTCCATCAAGTCCATCGACTCGAGCGACTCGGGGATTTACGAGCAAGCCAAGCGGCGGCGGATCTCGCCCGCCGACACGCCCGCGTCCGAGAGCTCGTCGCCGCTCAAGAGCGAGGTGCTGGCCCAGCGGGACTGCGAGAAGAACTGCGCCAAGGACCTGGGCGGCTACTACGGCTTCTACTCGCACAGCTAG